The genomic interval CTGGGCTCTGATGAAGCCAGTTATATCTCGGGTTCACGCTACGGCGTCACGGGCGGCAAACCGATCCTCTGACGACCATGACGAGGCTTGCTGTTGCAGGCCTCGCCGCTTCATCTGCGCGCTGCGAACCATGCGGTAAAGACTTGAACCATTCGCACGCCCATCACGTCCACCGCAACAGAACCGATGAGTTTGTACCCAGCAATCCGTGTTTCCCCCGACCGCCATGAGGTGCCTGCATGAACGCTATCGACCTGTTGATTCAAGACCATAAATTGGTGAAGAAGCTGCTGGCTGAATTGTCTTCAACCACCGAGCGAGCGGTGAAAAAGCGCGCCGAACTGCTGCACCGGATCGAGCAGGAGCTGCAAGTCCACACTGCACTGGAGGAGGACATCCTCTACCCGGCCATCAAGAAAGCCGGCGGCAAGGAAGAGGCGAAGATGTATTACGAAGCCAAGGAAGAACACCGTACCGTCGATTCGCTGGTGCTTCCTGATCTGCTTCATACCGAAACCGGCACCCTGGAATTTGCCGGGCGGGTGAAGGTGATGAAAGAGCTGCTTGAACATCACATCGAAGAAGAGGAAGGCGAGCTGTTCCCCACGGCGAAAAAACTGCTGGGCAAAGATCAGCTGGAAGAGATGGGCATTGCCATGGAGGCGCACAGGAAAATGCTCAAGGGCGAACGAAGGGCTGCATGAACCGAATGCGCCACAGCCAAAAAGAAATTAAAGCAGGCCAATTTATTACCTGAAGGAATAAAAATAGCACCGAACGATATTGGTATATACCAGATGTCTACCCGTTAAATCTGCTCCCTGAGCCCTGAGGGCACCAAGGAGCACGAAAGGATGAACGCGGTACGGGTAATGCTGGAATATTTCCACCCTTGGCCAAATTCGGCAGGGTTCTACGTCGCAAGGGAGCGCGGGTGGTATCAGGACGCCGGCTTGTCGGTGCAACTGGTAGTGCCCGACCCCTTCCATGGCGACACGTTGGAGCACCTGCTCAACGGCGATGCGGATGTCGGCGTGTTTCCCAGCAATCGCTTGCTGGTCAGGCGCAGCCTCGGCCAGCCGCTGCTGGGTGTCGCGGCCATCAACCATCGGGGCCTTGAATCGATCCAGACCCTCACCGACTTCGGCATTCGCCGCCCCAGGGACCTGGCTGGCAAACGCCTGGCGCTCAACCCCACGCCCCGTGGCCTGGCCATGGTGCGCCATCTGGTGGCCGCCGATGGCGGCGACCCGGATGCCGTGATCATCGTCGACAGCAAAGTGCGCGAACTGCGCCCGGAAGACCTGGCGGCAGGCATTGCCGACGCCAGTTTTGGCGGCTACTGGGCCTGGGAGGCCTTGATGGACAGCCCGGTTGCGGCCGAGCGACGTGTGGTCTGGCCAGTCGATGACATTGGCGCACCGCGATATCACAGCTACCTGCTGGGCGGGCAGCAACGCTGGTTCGAGGAAAACCCCGAGATCGCCCGCGCCTTTCTCGCCGCCACCGAGCGTGGCTTTCGCGCGGCGGCCGCTGACCCGCAAAGCGCGTTGGGCGCCTATGAGGCCGCCACCCCTTACTTTCCGAGGGCGCTGCTCAGCCAATCGCTACAGCACATCGCACCCACTTGGCTGCATGAGCAGCGCTGGGGCCAGCAACGCGAAGAATTGATCGCGCCCTACGCCCAGTGGCTGCACCACCACGGCGTACTGGCCGACGCCGACGCTTGGCGTGGTGCCACCAGTAACCGTTACCTGCCGGAGCCACAGGCATGAACAAGCCCTTGCGCATGGCCCATGGCATGGGCGTGCAGCCAGTAGAAGCCGACTGGCCCGCGCTGACTCAGGTGGATGTGGAAGCGGTACTGAGCCATTTCCCGCGGCTTGGCACCGTGGGCCCGCTGCACTGGCACAGCCCCCGCCCCTTCTCGGCTGCCGCGCAGGTGCGCACAGACCAGGGCGAGCTGTTCGTCAAACGCCACCACCGCAGTGTCCGCCAGCCCGCCTGGCTGCTGGAAGAACACCGCTTCGTTCAGCACCTTGAACAGCGTGGCGCGCCCGTTGTCACCCCGTTGCTCGACCGCAACGGCGACAGCGTGGTGGCCCTGGGTGAATGGACTTACGAGGTGCTGCCCTGCGCGCAGGGCCACGACCTGTACCGTGACGCGCTGTCGTGGACACCCTTCCTCAGCCTGCCGCACGCCCATGCGGCGGGCGTTGCCCTTGCTCGCCTGCACCTGGCCGCCGAAGGCTTCACTGCGGGCGCCCGACGCACGCCCGTATTGATTGCCAACCTGCGGTTCTTCAGCCACCACGCGCCGCTGTCGTCCATCGAAACGGCCTTGGCGCAGCAGCCCGCACTGGCTCACTACCTCGCAGACAAACACTGGCAGCAGGCCCTGAGCGAACTCTACCTGCCCCATCACCGCGCCCTGCTGCCGCTGCTGCAGCACCAGCCGGCGCTGTGGACCCACAACGACTGGCACGCCTCCAACCTGCTGTGGGACGAATCGGCTGACGCCACGCAGGTGCGCAGCGTCCTTGATTTCGGCTTGAGTGACCGGACTTTCGCCGTGTTCGACCTGGCCACTGCGGTAGAACGCAATTGCATTCCCTGGCTTGAACTCGATGCAGGCGGGCGCGCCGCCGCCGACCTCGACGCCGTCGAAGCACTGCTGGCCGGTTACCACAGCCAGCGGCCCCTGACACAGGCCGACCTGCTCACGCTCAAAGCGCTGCTGCCATTAGTCCATGTGGATTTCGCCCTCGCCGAAATCGACTACTTCCAAGGCATCGTCGGGTCCCGGAGCAACGCCGACATCGCCTACCACCATTTTTTGATCGGCCATGGCCAATGGTTTGGCAACAGCGAAGGCACCCGCCTGCTCGATCATCTGCACCGCATCGCACGCGCGCGCTGACAGGAGCCCCTATGCCCGACATCCTCATTTCACCCAACGCCTTGCACCACGCCCTGCAACAGCCGGGGCTGGTGGTGCTCGACGCCAGTGTGGAACTGGCCGCCGCCCAGTTCGATGGCGACTACCGCGTCGCCAGTGGCCATGCGGCCTGGCTGGCCGAACATATCCCGACGGCGCGGCATGCCGACCTGACGCGCGAGCTGGCCGACACCGCAGCGAGCTACAGCTTCGCCCTGCCTTCTCCGACGGAGGCAGCCGCGGCGCTGGCACGCCTGGGCATCGCCGAGGCACGGCATATCGTGGTCTACGACCGGCATGAGGGTTTTTGGGCTGCACGCCTGTGGTGGATGCTGCGTAGCCTGGGCGTGGCCGCGTCGGTGCTCGACGGCGGCCTGAAGGCCTGGCGCCAGGCCAACCTGCCCTTGGCCCGCGGTGAGCAAGCTCAGCCTGGTGTAGCGGGTTCGCCAGTGTCGCTCACCGTCCATCCAGGGTACTGGGCAAACCGCGAAGACGTGCTGGCCGTACTCGATGGACAAGCGCCAGGCACGCTGGTGTGTGCGCTGTCCAAGGGGCTGTTCGAGGGCAGCGCGGTGACCCGCTATGCCCGACGCGGCCATATCCCCGGCAGCCTCAACCGACCGGCGCGGCAACTGTTCGACGAGCAGGGCCGCTACCTGGCGCCCGACGCATTGGCCCGCGCACTCGGCCCAGCATTGGTCGAAGGCACCCAGCCACTGGTCCTCTACTGTGGCGGCGGTATTTCCGCAGCCGCCACTGCCCTGGCCCTGACGCGCCTGGGGCGCCAGGGCGTTTCGATCTATGACGGCTCGCTGCAGGAATGGGCAGCTGACCCTGCATTACCAATGACCACCGGAGCAACGCCGGCCTGAAGTTACACCCCCTTCAAGCGCCCGCTCAACGATGCTGTCGCCGCTGCATAGGCGCGGCATCGCGAGCACAGGTTTACCCGATTTTCGGTGCCACACCGCTGGTCACCCAGGAGTTCGTTCATGGCTTCATCCTTGTCTTTTCAACACCGCCACGGCCTCGCGCTGGGGCTGCTGAGCCTGTCATTGAACCCGGCCCTGGGCTGGGCAGACAGCACCCTGCTGGAGGCCATCACCGTGACGGGCGCCCAAGCCAACAGCTACCAAGCCACCTCAGCCTCGGTGGGGGGGCTGGGCGAAGCGCCACTGCTCGATACGCCAGCCTCGGTTGCGGTGTTCACCGAGCAACTGCTCAAGGACCGCCAGGCCAGGCTGCTCAGCGACGTGCTCAGCAACGACGCCTCGACCGGCGAAAGCTATGCGCCGATCGGTTACTACGAAAACTTCGTGGTTCGCGGGTTTTCCCTCAGCGCCGCCAACAGCTACAAGATCAACGGCAGCACCATCACTGGCGAGCAGAACGTCGCGCTGGAAAACAAACAGCAGGTCGAGCTGCTCAAAGGCCTTTCCGGGTTGCAAAGTGGCGTTTCCGAGCCGGGCGGGCTGGTCAACTACGTCACCAAGCGCCCGCAGAACGTACGTTCAGTCACCGTCGCGAGCAACGAATCAGGCGAGCGCTATGTGGCCACCGACCTTGGCGGCTGGCTGGACAGCGAGCAGCGCCTGGGCGTGCGCGCCAACTTCGCCCACGAAGACATACGCTCCTACGTGGACAACTCGGACGGCAAACGCGATTTCGCCTCCCTGGCCGTGGACTGGAACCTCAGCGATGCCGCCCTGCTGCAGCTGGATGCCGAGTACCAGACCCGCGAACAGCGCTCGGTGCCGGGCTATCAGCTACTCGGTGGTAGCGTGGTGCCCAGCGGCATCGACCCCAAGGACCGCCTGGCCGACCAGCGCTGGTCGAAACCGGTGGGTATCGATTCGCTCAACCTTGGCAGCCGCTTCGAGTACCGCTTCGACGACAACTGGACCGCCAACTTGAGCGCTTCGCGCAGCCGGGTGGTGATCGACGACTACAGCGCCTTCGCCTGGGGCTGCTATGGCGCCCCGAGCTGCGCCAGCTCAGCCGTGCCCAACTACTTCAGCCCCGAGGGCGACTACGATGTCTACGACTTCCGCAACCCCGACGATACCCGCCGCAACGACGAGCTTCAGGCGGCACTGAGCGGGCGCTTCGACAGCGGCCCTTTGCAGCATGAGCTGACCGTCGGCAGCAGCGCCCTGCGCCGTATCGTCGACCGCCGCGACTCGGTCAACGAATGGGTGGGCACTGCCAACATCTACCAGCCGGTACCCGACTTTGCGCCGACCAGCGAACCGCTGGGCCACACCTACCGGCGCCTGGACAGCCGCCAGTACGGCTTGTTCTTCAGCGACCGGCTGAGCTACGGCGAACACTGGCAGGCCATTCTGGGTGGCCGCCAGGTGCGGCTGGACGAAAAAACCTTCGATATCGACGGCAACACCACGCGCCATACCCAACGTTCGGAGTTCCTGCCCAACGTGGCACTGATCTACAAACCGCGCCCGGACATCTCGCTGTACACCAGCTACAGCAAAGGCCTGTCACTGGGCGGCGAAGCGGCGTGGTTCACCACCAATGCCGACGAGATCCTGCCGCCCACGGTTTCACGGCAACTGGAGGTAGGTGCCAAGCGTGACTGGCAGGGCTTGAGCCTCGGCGCCGCGCTGTTTCGCATCAGCAAGGCCTACCAGTATTCACGCCCCAATGGCGACGGCAGCTTCACCTACGTGCAGCAAGGCGACCAGGAAAACATCGGCCTCGAACTGTCCGCCAGCGGGCACCTGACCGAGCAGTTGCAGGTGTCGGCCAGTGCCGCGGCCATCCGCGCCCGGGTCGAGGACAGCGGCACTGACAGCTACGAAGGGCACCAGGCGATCAACGTGCCAAACGTGCGCGCCAGCCTGCACGCCGACTACAGTGTCGCCAGCATCAAGGGCCTGGCCCTGCTCGGCGGCCTGCGCTACAGCGCCAGCAAGTATGCAAGCCAGGCCGGCAACGTGAAGGTCGACGGGTACACGGTGTTCGATGCCGGGGCGCGCTACACCCTGGACCTGGAAGGCTACGAAACCGTAGTGCGCCTGACCGTGGACAACCTCTTCGACAAACGCTACTGGCGTGATGTGGGCGAGTACATGGGGGATGGCTACCTGTTCCAGGGTGCGCCGCGCACCGCTCGCCTGTCCGCCACCGTGAATTTCTGAGGAATCGCCATGACCCGGTCCGTCTCGCTGATCGCCACCCTGCTGGCAACGCTGCTCACCGGTTGCCAGCAGCACCCGCCCGCTAACGACCAGCTCGATGCGGTGCTCTGGACCCAGACGTCGGTGGAACACGACCTGCTGTTCCGCCAGGTGTATGCCAGTGCCACCCAGCACCTCGACAGGGCCTTGGCCGACCCCGCCTGGGATGCGCTGGCACAGGCACCGCGCGCGCTAAACGGTTTGCCACCGGCGCTGATCATCGACATCGACGAAACCCTGCTGGATAACGTCCCGCTCAACGCCCGTTCGATCATCAATGACCGCCCCTATGACTACGACGCCTGGTACCAGTGGGTCGATCGCGCCAAGGCCCCTGCCCTGCCCGGCGCGGTGGGCTTCCTGCAGGCCGCCGCGCGCCGTGGTATCACGCCGTACTACCTGACCAACCGAGCACCAGGCCAGGAGCAGGCAACCCTGGAAAACCTGCGCCGCGCCGGCTTCCCCATCGACAGCAGCGCCCAGATCCTCACCGCCGGCACCGCCATTGGCGGTTGCCAGGCCAGCGGTTCGGACAAGACCTGCCGCCGTCATTGGGTGGGGACCCAGGCGCGGGTGCTGATGCAGCTGGGCGACAGTATCGGTGATTTCATGGCCACCCGCGGCAGCCAGCAGGCCCAGCTCGACGCGGCCCGCCCCTACTTCGCCTGGCTGGGTGAACGCTGGTTCCTGCTGCCCAACCCCACCTATGGCGGCTGGTACAGCGCGCCGTATCAGGGGCGCGAAGGGTTGTCGGAACAACAGAAGCGTGCCTTCAAGCACAAGGTCTTGAAGCCCCAGTACTGACGCTGCCGAGGAGGCGCCCATGTCAACGTTAGAAATCATCGCCGTGCTGTTCAACATCCTCGGCGTGTGGCTGACCACCCAACGTATTCGCTGGTGCTGGCCAGTAAGCGTGGTCGCCGTGCTGCTCTACGCCTGGATATTCTTCGACGTGAAGCTGTATTGCGACATGCTGCTGCAACTGGTCTTCGCCGTGCTGCAAGGTTACGGCTGGTGGCGCTGGAGCCAGGGTTACAGCGTCGCCGGCAAGGTCGGCGTGCAACGCCTGCCGCGCCGCGAGGCCATCATCAGCCTGGCGGCGGGGCTTGCTGGCGCAGTACTGCTTGGCGCCGTCATGCAGCGCTACACCGATGCCTCGGCGCCGTGGATCGACGCGCTGCTGAGTTCGCTCAGCCTGGTGGCCAGCTTCTGGGCGGCACGCAAATACGTCGCCAGCTGGGGGCTGTGGATCGTGCTCGACAGCGCCTACGTCGGGCTGTTCCTGTTCAAGGACCTGCAACTCACGGCGGCCCTGTACGCCGGCTTCGTGGTATTGGCCGCCTACGGCCTGCTGGCCTGGCGCAACGAACTGCTGGCCCAGCAACAGCCCCTGCCTGCAGGCGCCGAGGTAGTGCCATGAACCCGTTTCGCACCTCATTCGTCAGCGAGTCGCAGCCACAGGCCACTTGGCGCGCCAGCCAGCCCCATTACCTGCGTATCCGCGATCAACTGGCCAGTGACCTGGCTAAAGGCTGCCTGCCCGCCGACAGCAAGCTGCCCGCAGAGCGCGACCTGGCCGAGCGTTTCGGCTGCACACGGGTGACCCTGCGCCAGGCACTGCAATTGCTGGAAACCGACGGCGTCATCTACCGCCAGGACCGCCGCGGCTGGTACGTCAGCCCCCCACGCATCCGCTACGACCCAACCGGCATCACAGGCTTCATGGAGTACGTCGCCACCCAGGGCCGCACGCCACGCACCGAGTGCCTGCAAGCCGAGCGCCGCCCAGCCGGGGCCTGGCTGGCCAAGCGCATGGGCCTGGAGCATGCGGAGGAGCCGGTGTTTTACCTGCAGCGCCGTCGCTACGTGGACCAACGCCCGGTGCTGCTCGAGTGCAATGTGCTGGTTGCCGACTGGTGCCCCGGCTTGCTCGACGCCGACCTCAACACCTCGCTGACCGCCCTGCTGCGCGAACGTTTCGGCCGCGTGCAGTCGCGCAGCGAGTTGTGCATGCACCCTGAGACGATGAACGACTTTCAGGCCGATCTGCTGCAAGTCTCCCCAGGCTCGAGCAGTTTCTACCTGGAACGCCTGAGCTTCGGCGAGCGCGGCCAGCCCGTGGAGTTCGACCAGGAATTCTGGCGCCCGGACGCCCTCGCCGTGGTGCTGCAAACCCGCTACCCCGGCCAGGTCGACGCGCTATGAAACACCCACTCGACACCCCATTGGAAACACGCTTGCTGGCCGCCGAAGGCCTGATTTTCGACTGCGACGGCACCCTGATCGACAGCCTGCCCGCCTACGCCAGCGCCTGGCGCGCGGGCTTCGCTGCGTCTGGCAAGGGGATGGACAGCGCATGGCACGCCGCCCGCTGCGGGCTCTGCGAGACGCAATTGATGACGCATTTCGAACAGAGCCACCAGGTCACGCTGGATCGCCCCAGGGTGGTGGCGACGATGCGCCAGCACTACCTGGCCAACCTTTCCCGGCATGTGCGTGAGATCAGCCAGGTGACTGCCATCGCCAGGCGGTTTGCCGGGGTGAAGCCCATGGCGGTGGCATCCAGTGGATCACGCGAGATTGTCTTGAACTCACTGGCCGCCCTGGGTTTGGCCGAGCTGTTCGACGCCATTGTGACCATCGACGATGTCGGCAAGGCCAAGCCTGATCCTGCTATCCCTCTAGAGGCCGCCCGGCGACTGGGGCTGCCGCCTGCTCGCTGCCTGGTGTTCGAGGACAGCGAGCAAGGCCTGGAGGCAGCGCGGCGCGGTGGGCTGCCGGTGGTGGACGTAAGGCGGCTGAGCGCGCCTTAGATGCGCCTGTCAACGCCACTCGCTGTAAGGCTCCAGCGGCGTCTGCCCTTCGGCTGTCCGCCCGCCACGCTTTGATCGGCGGTGAAATTGCGTAGCGCCGCCTCGAGCAGGGGAATTTCTTCATATACAAGCATTGAGGGTGCCAGGTACTGTTCGAAGCCAGCCAGCGTTGCGCCACTCCGCCAAATGACCGCACCCTCGCTGCTTGGCGCTGGGCGCGGTCGCGTACGCTTCGGCCTACTTGATCTCCTCCACATCAGTGGCGTGATATTCTCCATTCACCAACTTGATATTGAACCTGACCTTGGACTTTAGCTTCAGGTCCCCAGCCTCCGCGGGCGGCAGGTACACCTGATCACCCTCTTCATCGCCCTCGACTTCGATGAAACCGAACTTCTGGGTGGCATGGAGTTGACACACTGTTCCTTGCTTGCCCGTTTTTACTGTGCTCATGATTTCGATCCTCAATGTCATTGTCTGTGGATGCTATCCCCGCGCCCAAACGCGGGTACGGGAAAAGCCTACTGCGCCTGCCACCGCCCAGATACTGGCACTTTTGTCAGGTACCCCATGGCCAGGCCTCGGCACACTCACTACCAGAACCGCACGCCGTGCGTGGCCACTGGCAAGTCGTGTTGCACGATGCTCAAAGACGGAAGCTTGGGCACTTTGACAGGTTCATGACCGCCCCCGCCCCTCGCACTGACCGTAGCCTCTTTTTTCTGCGCCAGGCTTATGCTGGAGTCGATCGTCGAATACAGAATGTAGGACTCAATCGTCGTGCTGGTAACGTAAATTGCGAGCGAGCCGAGCCGCGACGTGCCGGGTGTCGCGAGCGACGAGCGAAAATAATTGCCAATTCCCCCTAGCCAACCCGAGGTGGACGTGGGTTGTTCAGCAATTTCAACGGGGGCTGTCAGGTAGCTCCAAGCCCGCTTCCGAGCGCCATTCAGGCCGTTCCGAGCCAACCACTGCGCCGCGGGGTCCAAGTAGTTGTACTTAAAGCGGCTCAGGGCGCCCACGTTTTGAGGGCCAATAAAACCACTCACCGTGCGAGGGACATAAAGACTCCCCAGCGCGTTATCGGCAATCTGCCCTGCACGTCCAGCGCGTGAACCTGCGCTTCCAACGCGAGAGCCTGCACTTCCCACGCGTGAGCCTGCACGTCCAACACGCGATGCAGCGCTCCCCACTTTGGCACCGTTTCCGATCAACTTGGGCCCCTTGTGCGCGAACTGTAGCCCTTTGAAGCCAGACTTCATCACCCCGGCGAAGCCCAGACAACTCAATGCCCCCGTGACAACCGAGACGATGCCCAGCGCCTTGGACAATCCAGGGTTGGATTCCTCCGTCAATACCGACGCCACTTCGAAAGCGAACGACGCCACACTCATCGCCGTGACGAACGCCAGCATGGCCATCGTCAGCCCCCCGTTGAAAACGGTCAGCGCGCCGCCCGCCACGGCCAACGTCAGCGAAAACGCCAGGTCCCGCCAGCGGCTGCCAACCTTCATCTTCTGCGTGTCCTGCAGCGCCTGTTCGTAAGTGGCCAGCTGGTGATTCTGGTCCCAGCGGCTGAGCATGATCGCCCCGCTGGGGTCGTGTAGGTTGATCGGGTCCGGGCAGTGGGCGTAGTCGTTGAGCCCACCTTCACCGAACGGGCTGAGCCAGTCCGGCTGGGCATAACGGCGCAGCGTCGGGTCATAACTGCGGTAGCCATTGCCGGCGTGGTAGTGCCCGGTAAGCGGGTCGCGGCGCATGCCGTTGTAGCCGGCGACCAGCCCTTCCAGCGCCTTGCCATCGCCGAACGGCAGCAGCGGTGCCAGCTCCAGCGCGCCGTCCTTGAATTGCCCGGCGACGCCCGCGTTCGCGTCGTTGATCAGCCAACGCACCTCGTTATCATCGTACTGGGCCAGCCCACTGGACAGGCTGGTGGTCTGGCTGACCTTGCCGGCCTTGTCATAGCGGATTTCGCCGATCAGTTCATCGCCGTTGTAGCGCAGCTCACGGGTGCTTTCGTCGCCCTTGAGGTACTGCGCCACCAGGCGCTGGCTGCCGTCGTACTCGTAGCGGGCCAGCAACTGGCCGGCGCTGTCGCTGACCTTGTCGAGCTGGCCGGCGGCGTTATAGCTAAAGCGGTGTTCCCTGCCGTGGTCAGCGTCGTCGGTCAGGTAGCCATTGCTGTTCCAGGCCAGCGCGCGCTGGTCCTGGCCGCGGGTGATCCGCGTCAGCCGGGTCGGGTCGCTGGTCGCATAGGCCAGCTCCTCGGTCTGCGTCGTGCCATCGAAGCCGGTGGTGACGCAGCGGGTCAGGTTGCTCAGCGCGTCCCAGCTGAAGTCCTGGGCCTTGACCGCCGTGCCGTGGGCGTCCTGCGGGCAATGCTCGGCCTTGTCCGCCTCGCACTCATAACGCTGCAGGCGGTCGAGCACATCGTAGGTGAAGCGCTCGGCGCGCAGTAGCGTGCCTCTTTCGTAGCTCGCCTTGCTGGTCAGACGGCCGTCGCCGCGCCAGGTCAGGCACTGCTTGAAGCATTCGTTGCCGTTGTGCAGGAACCGCCGGGTGACTTCCTGGCCAAAGCCGTCATGCGCGCTGAGCACCTGCCACTGCCCACCGGCCTTGAGCGCCTGGGCCTGGCGTGACTGCAGCCGGCCCTGGGCGTCGTAACGGTACACCACCTCTTCGTGGTCCTGGCAGGTGCGCAGCACACGGCCCTGCTCGTCGCTGAACACGCGCTGCCAGTGGCCGTCGGCGCGCAGCGAGGCCAGCGGCCGGCCATGCAGGCTCAACCAGCGGCAGCCCTGGCGCTTGGCGCGCGGCGAGGTTTGCGCAACCCACTGCCGGCCGGGCAGGCTCGCGCTCCGGTAGGTCTGTGCCCAGTCGGTCTTCAGCGCGGCGTCACTGGCGGCCGAGGCCAGGGTCAGTGTGTCGTCGTTCTCGGTAAGGCTGGAGAGGGTGCGATCATCCACCTTGAAACGCAGGCCCTCGGCATTGCGCGGGGTGGTGAGGGTGGTCTTGTCGGGCAAGGTCACGCTATCGTCCATGAAGCTGTACGCGCGCCCGCCTACCGTGCGCGAGGTCAAGGTGCTGGGGTTATTCACCGTCTGTGTCGCCACCACCCTGCCGTCCACCTTGAGCTCGGTGGCATGGTTGCTCAGGCCATGGTAGCGGTACTCGACGGTAGAGCGGTCGGGGCGCGTGACCTTGGTTACCCGGCCCACGGCGTCGCGTTCGAGGTTATACACGCGGGTTTTCCCGCCCACGGTGCGGCCATAAGCGATGACGGCCCCCGAGTCGTCGAAGCGTTGGCGCACCTGCAACTGCGCTTGCCCAGCACCGTCGGTCACGTGTTCCACCTGCTCGAAGGTGCCGTCCTTGCAGTAGATGTAATCGAGGGTGCGCTGGTACAGGGAGTGCTCGTCGAAGCCCTCTTCGACGATGCGTTTGCTCAAGATGTCTTGATCCGCAAAGGGTTCAAGCGAGAACACATCGGGCGCCGGGACTTGCGCGTTGGCAGCCTCTTCTTCTTCTTTTTCTTCTTCGAGCCGGGCTCGTGTACCCGGCCCATCCAGGCCCCCTTGCTCCCTAACCCAGGTTTGCGGCCCCACGGCCGACACCTGCGGGGCCATCGCCACCACGGCCTGCCCGCCCGGCAAGTAGTCCCACTCGCAACTGGCCACTCGCTGCGACGTATCCAGCCCTTGCAGGCTGTATTGAGCCACCGGCACATAGTGCGGGGTGCCGTGCTTGCGCCACTCGTGCCCCCAGGCCCGTTGCAAGCCGTCCAGGTAGCTGCGGCTTATGTCCTGGTTCGCATGGGTGTGCATCGCGACCTTGCCATCAAGCGAATACACGGTGTCGATCTGCTCGTCAGGTTGCTGGTCCTTGTCCTTGTTCAGGTACTGGCCGGTGGCGTCCTTCTTGAGCCGGAAGCGCTTCTCTTGGGTCACCCGCCCCAGCGCATCGTACTGCCAGTGCACTTGCGTCCCTGGCTCTAGCCGACCCAGGCAGCGCCAGCCATGCCGTGAGCGCTGCACATTGCTGACCAGTTCGCTACCGTGCTCGGTGCTGCTGGTGACGCGTACCACGATGCCGTCATTGGTCGGGTTGTCTTCGAAATGCTGGACGCTCTCCAGTTTGAACATCTGCGCGCCCAGGTAGCTGCGCTGGGTATCCTTGACCGACCACTGCTTGACCTTGCTTTCCCCGCTCGGTGTAGCCTTGGGCGTGACCACGGTGATCTCGATGCTGCGCTGGCGCCACAGCAACCTGGCAGGCGAGTCGGCCAGCGCCCAGGTGGCTGTGGCGTCAAGCCTGTCGTTAGTGAGCGTGCCCTTGACCCCCTCGACCGTCACCACCTCGCTCAGCTCCAGCAGCTCCCGACTGCCACGCGTCACTTTGTTATAACCGAACAAGCGCAGGCCCTGGGGATTGCCGAAGGGGTCACACTGGTATTCAGCCATGACGGGCAACGAGGCATGCGCCGGGATGAACGGGCAGTTCAGGGCCGGCAGGTTGCCGAGGCCCTCCACACCCTTCAGCCCCGTGACATCCTTGGGCGTGAACAGGTTGCCGCCGGCCTCGGTGTAATAGCAGCGGTACAGCCGGTGCTCGTCGCTCTTGTGCAGCCACAGCACGTTGCCAGCCTTGTCCTCACCATGCGTCGCCACCTCCACCGTACGCCCCAGCGCGTCGCGCTCTGCAGGGGGGATATGGGCCACCATCCGGGTGATGC from Pseudomonas kermanshahensis carries:
- a CDS encoding HAD family hydrolase, with translation MKHPLDTPLETRLLAAEGLIFDCDGTLIDSLPAYASAWRAGFAASGKGMDSAWHAARCGLCETQLMTHFEQSHQVTLDRPRVVATMRQHYLANLSRHVREISQVTAIARRFAGVKPMAVASSGSREIVLNSLAALGLAELFDAIVTIDDVGKAKPDPAIPLEAARRLGLPPARCLVFEDSEQGLEAARRGGLPVVDVRRLSAP
- the pnuC gene encoding nicotinamide riboside transporter PnuC — translated: MSTLEIIAVLFNILGVWLTTQRIRWCWPVSVVAVLLYAWIFFDVKLYCDMLLQLVFAVLQGYGWWRWSQGYSVAGKVGVQRLPRREAIISLAAGLAGAVLLGAVMQRYTDASAPWIDALLSSLSLVASFWAARKYVASWGLWIVLDSAYVGLFLFKDLQLTAALYAGFVVLAAYGLLAWRNELLAQQQPLPAGAEVVP
- a CDS encoding GntR family transcriptional regulator, with the protein product MNPFRTSFVSESQPQATWRASQPHYLRIRDQLASDLAKGCLPADSKLPAERDLAERFGCTRVTLRQALQLLETDGVIYRQDRRGWYVSPPRIRYDPTGITGFMEYVATQGRTPRTECLQAERRPAGAWLAKRMGLEHAEEPVFYLQRRRYVDQRPVLLECNVLVADWCPGLLDADLNTSLTALLRERFGRVQSRSELCMHPETMNDFQADLLQVSPGSSSFYLERLSFGERGQPVEFDQEFWRPDALAVVLQTRYPGQVDAL
- a CDS encoding RHS repeat-associated core domain-containing protein, translating into MVAHIPPAERDALGRTVEVATHGEDKAGNVLWLHKSDEHRLYRCYYTEAGGNLFTPKDVTGLKGVEGLGNLPALNCPFIPAHASLPVMAEYQCDPFGNPQGLRLFGYNKVTRGSRELLELSEVVTVEGVKGTLTNDRLDATATWALADSPARLLWRQRSIEITVVTPKATPSGESKVKQWSVKDTQRSYLGAQMFKLESVQHFEDNPTNDGIVVRVTSSTEHGSELVSNVQRSRHGWRCLGRLEPGTQVHWQYDALGRVTQEKRFRLKKDATGQYLNKDKDQQPDEQIDTVYSLDGKVAMHTHANQDISRSYLDGLQRAWGHEWRKHGTPHYVPVAQYSLQGLDTSQRVASCEWDYLPGGQAVVAMAPQVSAVGPQTWVREQGGLDGPGTRARLEEEKEEEEAANAQVPAPDVFSLEPFADQDILSKRIVEEGFDEHSLYQRTLDYIYCKDGTFEQVEHVTDGAGQAQLQVRQRFDDSGAVIAYGRTVGGKTRVYNLERDAVGRVTKVTRPDRSTVEYRYHGLSNHATELKVDGRVVATQTVNNPSTLTSRTVGGRAYSFMDDSVTLPDKTTLTTPRNAEGLRFKVDDRTLSSLTENDDTLTLASAASDAALKTDWAQTYRSASLPGRQWVAQTSPRAKRQGCRWLSLHGRPLASLRADGHWQRVFSDEQGRVLRTCQDHEEVVYRYDAQGRLQSRQAQALKAGGQWQVLSAHDGFGQEVTRRFLHNGNECFKQCLTWRGDGRLTSKASYERGTLLRAERFTYDVLDRLQRYECEADKAEHCPQDAHGTAVKAQDFSWDALSNLTRCVTTGFDGTTQTEELAYATSDPTRLTRITRGQDQRALAWNSNGYLTDDADHGREHRFSYNAAGQLDKVSDSAGQLLARYEYDGSQRLVAQYLKGDESTRELRYNGDELIGEIRYDKAGKVSQTTSLSSGLAQYDDNEVRWLINDANAGVAGQFKDGALELAPLLPFGDGKALEGLVAGYNGMRRDPLTGHYHAGNGYRSYDPTLRRYAQPDWLSPFGEGGLNDYAHCPDPINLHDPSGAIMLSRWDQNHQLATYEQALQDTQKMKVGSRWRDLAFSLTLAVAGGALTVFNGGLTMAMLAFVTAMSVASFAFEVASVLTEESNPGLSKALGIVSVVTGALSCLGFAGVMKSGFKGLQFAHKGPKLIGNGAKVGSAASRVGRAGSRVGSAGSRVGSAGSRAGRAGQIADNALGSLYVPRTVSGFIGPQNVGALSRFKYNYLDPAAQWLARNGLNGARKRAWSYLTAPVEIAEQPTSTSGWLGGIGNYFRSSLATPGTSRLGSLAIYVTSTTIESYILYSTIDSSISLAQKKEATVSARGGGGHEPVKVPKLPSLSIVQHDLPVATHGVRFW